One stretch of Periplaneta americana isolate PAMFEO1 chromosome 1, P.americana_PAMFEO1_priV1, whole genome shotgun sequence DNA includes these proteins:
- the LOC138700171 gene encoding tigger transposable element-derived protein 1-like, protein MGKYERKTEKTCLTQRQFDEAKRLINERASQRAAAKKVGCSEATLRKRLKLGIVASSMGRHRKVFNEEMEEQLVKHVKDLEARFYGMTRKTLMKVAYESAVQNGLEHRFNTELKLAGKDWVYRFLADWGLSLRTPEQCSLGRAMGFNKVQVDRYFENLKECLGKYKFPPHRLFNMDETGVSAVPDKTAKVVATKGKKSIKKVKSAERGQIVTAVFCVNPTGNFIPPALIFPRKRNKPELYNNSPTGSLGLVSESGYMNSELFLVWLEHFSKHVKSSVDDPVLLVLDNHVSHCSLSAVEFCRQHNIVLLTLPPHASHMLQPLDKVIFAPFKKFYAQEVEKWLCSNPGRAITQMEVSGLFRVAFQRVATAGNAVAAFRDTGIYPYNPHVFNDDDFLPYEVTKIDLPIPEYLDQSATSNRDEDVDKEQEERKQLNMNNQETNEGSTNQTVQPTSSISLPQVPITNIHPLPKYENLNKRKRTSQQSEILTSCPYKNNLVKKENLKQEKEKKKQERLKERTQKQLSKSNPQVSKITKRCKKYKGTKSKTFTGQQLTLGPSTSSDKQTPSEKTYICPGCGESIEEDWV, encoded by the exons ATGGGGAAGTATGAGAGGAAAACTGAAAAAACATGTCTCACACAAAGACAGTTTGATGAAGCAAAACGACTGATTAATGAGAGAGCTAGCCAGAGGGCTGCTGCCAAGAAGGTCGGGTGCAGTGAAGCGACACTTCGAAAGAGGCTTAAGTTG gGTATCGTAGCTAGTTCAATGGGAAGGCACAGAAAGGTGTTTAATGAAGAGATGGAGGAACAACTggtgaaacatgttaaagatCTGGAAGCTAGGTTTTATGGCATGACTAGGAAGACGTTAATGAAAGTAGCTTATGAATCTGCAGTCCAGAACGGACTAGAGCACCGATTTAACACTGAATTGAAATTAGCGGGCAAAGATTGGGTGTACCGATTTCTTGCAGACTGGGGTCTTTCTTTACGTACACCCGAGCAGTGCAGTTTAGGAAGGGCAATGGGATTTAACAAGGTGCAGGTTGACCGGTATTTTGAGAACCTCAAGGAATGTTTGGGAAAGTACAAATTTCCTCCCCACAGATTGTTCAACATGGACGAGACCGGAGTGTCGGCTGTTCCTGATAAGACGGCTAAAGTCGTTGCTACAAAGGGAAAGAAGTCCATCAAGAAAGTAAAATCGGCTGAAAGAGGTCAAATAGTCACTGCTGTTTTTTGTGTAAACCCAACAGGGAACTTTATACCACCTGCTTTGATTTTTCCTCGTAAGAGGAACAAACCGGAGCTCTATAACAACTCCCCTACAGGTTCTCTTGGACTTGTTAGCGAATCTGGATACATGAATTCCGAACTGTTCCTTGTTTGGTTGGAACATTTTTCCAAGCATGTTAAATCTTCAGTGGATGATCCAGTCCTCTTGGTTCTTGATAACCATGTCTCACATTGCTCGCTTTCAGCTGTGGAATTCTGCAGACAGCACAACATTGTCCTATTGACGTTGCCACCCCATGCTAGTCATATGCTTCAGCCATTAGATAAAGTAATATTTGCCCCATTCAAGAAATTCTATGCCCAAGAAGTAGAAAAATGGCTTTGTAGTAATCCTGGCAGAGCTATAACCCAGATGGAAGTGTCTGGTCTATTTCGCGTAGCATTCCAGAGGGTGGCAACTGCTGGAAATGCTGTAGCGGCTTTTCGTGACACAGGCATTTATCCCTACAATCCACACGTGTTCAATGATGATGATTTCTTACCATATGAGGTAACCAAAATCGACTTGCCAATTCCTGAATATCTCGATCAGTCAGCAACTAGTAACagagatgaagatgtagataaagaacaggaagaaagaaaacaattgaatATGAATAACCAAGAAACAAATGAGGGGTCAACTAATCAAACAGTTCAACCAACCAGTTCCATTAGTTTACCTCAAGTACCAATCACCAACATTCATCCCTTACCTAAATATGAGAATCTGAACAAAAGGAAAAGAACCAGTCAGCAATCAGAGATTTTAACATCGTGTCCGTATAAAAACAATCTTGTGAAGAAGGAAAACTTGAaacaggagaaagaaaagaagaaacaagaaaggCTGAAAGAAAGAACTCAAAAGCAGCTTTCAAAATCGAATCCTCAAGTGTCCAAAATTACAAAAAGATGTAAAAAATATAAAGGAACCAAATCGAAAACTTTCACTGGACAACAGCTGACATTAGGGCCTAGCACATCTAGTGATAAACAAACTCCATCAGAGAAGACATACATCTGCCCTGGCTGTGGCGAATCCATTGAAGAAGACTGGGTATAG